cttcGGGGTGGGAATGTTGGGCTGCCCacccaccatcccctcccgaCTGTTTTCGTCTTGTACCGTAATTTCCCTCCCGGTTGGGCCTGCTTGCCACCAGATGTTTATGGTTATGACGCTGTATGAAACGGTACCTGACGCAGCCCCTGCTGGGTTGGATGCTCCccactttttattttttctggtTTATTTTTCCCAGAAAAGGCAGATGGGATGGATTTCAATCGTCAtcgtattattatttatcattTATGATTTAGGTGTCCAATCTTTCCCTCATCCATCtgtttccccccctccctccatccagAAGTctagaataattttaaaaataaaaataataatagtagtgatctagtacggagtagtaagtaattaattaaatatatcttggGAGGGACCCCCGTCGCGCTGCTGCTTATCATCTTGCTGGCttcttctctggcttctctttttcttctcttctctcccccattctccatccaatccctctctctatctctcctcaattgcttcttccttctctcttcccccctccatcttcccctccatcaccTTCTCTCTACCACACAACTCTACTTACTGCTGCTCCCATCGTGCCTGGTATGTGTTCtatcctcttctgcttcccctCTGATCCATTGTTTGCCTTCCGCTGTCGCACCAATGGCCTGTCGCCGAAGCGTTGCCCATGACCGAAACGATCGTCACTCGCTTGGACGTGGCAATTGGCATACACACGTACCCCTCATTCCGAGCTcgctccctctcccccccagCCAGCATTTAGAATTGTCCTGCTGGCCAATtccactcttcctcccccctatTTCTTTCCCCATTGACTTCCCGAGCTGCTCCCATTCTTTCAAGCTCTCTGACACCTCGCTAACCTTTCTTCCCGTCTCAAGTGAGCAGTGACTAGCTACCCGCCGTCGCATCCCGTGTTTACACCTTTACACCTTCCCTCCTACAACCACTCCTCCTTTATACAATGGCTTCCAAGGCTTTGCCCAGTCACCTCAGAGCTCCCGCGAGCGACTCCGCGAGTGCTGCCTCCTTCGGCAAGCACCACGGAAAGTCCCAGTCTCACATGGTAAGTTCTGTCGCTGTGTGATGTTTCCTTGTTGCACCGTTGTCCGTGGTCCATTCCGTCACTCGCGCCTTCTACGAACGGCTTCCAGCCTgccaggaggagctggaggatggcAAGAGGGAGGAGCGCGATTGCTCTAGGCATATCGGATCTCAAGAATCAATTGGTCCTTCgcgctcttctcttctcttctccatctctctgCCTCTCGTTTTGCTGCAACCATTATAAAATGGACGAGAATTATCCTTATATTATCGTTGGGCTGGGTGTGTCGATGGCAATCAGCCATGTGATACGTCATGTCGCCGATATGCATAACCCAGAAGGGGCAATATGCCTAGTGCTTCTCATTCTTTCTATTTGCATACCGATGGCTCTGCAGGATGGGATCGAATCGTGTTTCCATACATGCATGTCTCTCGTTACCCCACCTGCGTCTTTCGCGTTCTTCTCAATGTTTGTTTTTTATGACCGACTACTGAGCATTTCTGCCGCTGCCTTTGATCCCCCGCGTGTCTTCGTTCCGGTGATTGCAGGCGTGCTTTTTATGTTTTTTTACTTGTTGAGTGTCCTGCCCCATCAAGTTGTGTCATGGGGCTGTGATTCTGTCTTTGCCCCTCCTGGCTTGGGCAGTGTTGCGTATCCACGTTACGTCTTTGGGGTGGTCTGCCAGTTTTATATCTGGCAGGATGCATTTCATTCCATATATGCGTGGGTGACAGACAGGGTCCATGTGCAGAGGCCACCGTGGATACAGCGGCTACGGGACACTGCAACTGCAACTGCAACTGTTTGGTTATGGTATATTCTAACCTCCGTCTTTATAAAACAGGCCTTCGAGAATGCCTCCACTAGCGTGGCTGCCTCTCAGATGCGCAATGCCCTGAACGCCCTCGCCGAGACCGTCCCCGATGCCGCGGAGCGCAAGCGCTTCGAGGCCGAGATGGACAACTTCTTCGCCCTCTTCCGCAGATTCCTCAACGACAAGGCCAAGGGCAACGAGGTCAACTGGGACCGCATTGCCCCTCCCCAGCCCTCTCAGGTCGTCAACTACAATGATCTCGGCAGCGAGGCCTCCGTTGAGTTCCTGAACAAGCTGGCTGTCGTCAAGCTCAACGGTGGTCTGGGTACCTCCATGGGCTGTGTCGGCCCCAAGTCCGTTATTGAGGTCCGTGAGGGCATGTCCTTCTTGGATCTGTCCGTCCGTCAGATTGAGCACCTCAACCGCACCTTCAACGTCAACGTGCCCTTCGTCCTGATGAACTCCTTCAACACCGACCAGGACACCCAGTCGATCATCAAGAAGTACCAGGGCCACAACGTCGATATCATCACCTTCAACCAGTCCCGTTACCCCCGTATCATCAAGgactctctcctccccgcccccaaGTCCTTCGATGCCCCCCTGCAGGACTGGTACCCTCCCGGTCACGGTGATGTTTTCGAGTCCCTGTACAACTCCGGTACCCTGGACAAGCTCCTCGAGCGTGGTGTCGAGTACATCTTCCTGTCCAACGCCGACAACCTGGGTGCTGTCGTCGATCTCCGCATTCTTCAGCACATGGTTGACACCCAGGCTGAGTACATCATGGAGTTGACCGACAAGACCAAGGCTGACGTCAAGGGTGGTACCATCATTGACTACGAGGGCAAGGCCCGTCTGCTTGAAATTGCTCAGGTCCCCAAGGAGCACGTCAACGAGTTCAAGTCCATCAAGAAGTTCAAGTacttcaacaccaacaacatcTGGATGAGCCTCCGTGCCATCAAGcgtgtggtggaggagaatgagctggagatggagatcaTCGCCAACGAGAAGTCCATCCCTGCTGACAAGAAGGGTGAGGCCGACCAGGCCATCTACCAGCTGGAGACCGCCGTTGGTGCTGCCATCCGTCACTTCAAGAACGGACACGGTGTCAACGTTCCCCGTCGCCGCTTCCTGCCCGTCAAGACCTGCTCCGACCTGATGCTGGTCAAGTCTGACCTGTACCGCCTGGAGCACGGTCAGCTTGTCATGGACCCCAACCGCTTCGGTGGTGTCCCCGTCATCAAGCTCGGTTCCGACTTCAAGAAGGTCTCTGACTTCCAGAAGCACATCCCCAGCATCCCTCGCATTGTCGAGCTGGaccacctcaccatcaccggtGCCGTCAACCTGGGCCGCAACGTGCAGCTCAAGGGAACTGTCATCATTGTGGCCACGGAAGGCAGCACCATTGACATCCCTCCGGGTTCC
The window above is part of the Aspergillus luchuensis IFO 4308 DNA, chromosome 8, nearly complete sequence genome. Proteins encoded here:
- the ugp1 gene encoding UTP glucose-1-phosphate uridylyltransferase (COG:G;~EggNog:ENOG410PIQZ;~InterPro:IPR029044,IPR016267,IPR002618;~PFAM:PF01704;~go_function: GO:0003983 - UTP:glucose-1-phosphate uridylyltransferase activity [Evidence IEA];~go_function: GO:0070569 - uridylyltransferase activity [Evidence IEA];~go_process: GO:0006011 - UDP-glucose metabolic process [Evidence IEA]), which encodes MASKALPSHLRAPASDSASAASFGKHHGKSQSHMAFENASTSVAASQMRNALNALAETVPDAAERKRFEAEMDNFFALFRRFLNDKAKGNEVNWDRIAPPQPSQVVNYNDLGSEASVEFLNKLAVVKLNGGLGTSMGCVGPKSVIEVREGMSFLDLSVRQIEHLNRTFNVNVPFVLMNSFNTDQDTQSIIKKYQGHNVDIITFNQSRYPRIIKDSLLPAPKSFDAPLQDWYPPGHGDVFESLYNSGTLDKLLERGVEYIFLSNADNLGAVVDLRILQHMVDTQAEYIMELTDKTKADVKGGTIIDYEGKARLLEIAQVPKEHVNEFKSIKKFKYFNTNNIWMSLRAIKRVVEENELEMEIIANEKSIPADKKGEADQAIYQLETAVGAAIRHFKNGHGVNVPRRRFLPVKTCSDLMLVKSDLYRLEHGQLVMDPNRFGGVPVIKLGSDFKKVSDFQKHIPSIPRIVELDHLTITGAVNLGRNVQLKGTVIIVATEGSTIDIPPGSVLENCVVQGSLRILEH